The following nucleotide sequence is from Planctomycetia bacterium.
CAGGTGCTGAAGCAAAGCAAGCTCGAAGCGGTATTTCTAACGAACGACTTCGACGACCCGCTCGCAGGGTTCGACACGCAGACCTATGTGCCGTGCCTGCGAACCGATGATTTGGTATTTCATCTCGGCAAGCCGGAGGTGCGCGCGCGGCTTGAGAAGGCGACCCAAAGTGCGATCGGCTCGGCGGCGCAGCTTCGTGCGGCGATCGGCTTGTTGTTCCGACATTTCAAAGCGCGCGGCGCGCGGGCCTGCGCGATTTCGCTTCCTCCGGACTTCGCGCCGACGAAAGTCGCAGCGGCGACCGCCGATCTCGCCTTGCAGGCAGTTCTCAAAGACGGCGTGAATGCCGATGCCGCGCGACGGCGCGACCTGTCGAACTTCGTCTTTTGGACGCTGGCCGAATACTGCGTCGAGTTCAAGCTGCCGTTCGATCTGATGATCGGTGTGAATCGGGCCGTGTATCCCGGCGGCGTGTTTCAGGGGATGGACTTGTACGACAGTCGGGTTTCGCTGATTCAATACAAAGAGCTGTTCAATGCCTTCCCGGCGGTGATGTTTCCGATCTCGGTGTTGGCGAGCGTCACGAATCAAGAACTGGTCAGCTACGCTTGGATTTTTCCGAACGTCGCGATCAACGGCCACTGGTGGTACTCGAACACGCCGACCTACATCGAGCACGACGCCGCGGCGCGGCTCGAAGCGGTGCCGCGCACGAAGAACGTCGGCTACTACAGCGACATGTATAAGCTGGAATTCGCGCTGCCGAAGTTCGCGATGTATAAGCGGATCTTGGCGAAGATCTTGGCCGAGCGCTACGTGGTCGATCGAAATTGGAGCGAAGAGCGCGCGATCGCGCTCGGCACGGAAGTGCTGCGAGACAATACGCGGCGGATCTTTTATCGCGACTAAGTGCGATTCGATTCGCTGCCGCGCGCATTAACGTAGCAGGCACGTTCCACGTGCCGTAGCCACATGCGCCATTCGAGCGCGACGCACGATCGCGACACGTTCAGCTCCGTTCAATAGCCCCGAATGCATATCCGGGGCCGCAGCGTGATGATCGTTCCGTATCGTTCGTGGCGGACGGCACGTGGAACGTGCCTGCTACGTTGAAGACTTGGCCCAATTCTTCGCGTTGAATCTCACCGCGTGTCGTGCGATGTTGAGTCGTGTGAGGAGACGCGACTCCGACCTCCGGTAGGTTTCGACGCGTTGCAATAAAATGCGACGACGAATCGCGATGGGGAATTTTTAGCTTCGGCTGCGCCGCTTGTCGCCGCCGGGGCTGGAACGAATCGAGCGCTAAACTCGGTCCCTTGCGACGATGGTCGATCGCGCGATTGCCGAAAACGAACGTTCGATGTCTTCTTCCGGCTTGCGGTGCGTAAGAAATTATGCCTCGCGATCCTCGGTCGTCGTGCGTTCAGGCGAGACGCACGACGACAACCAACGAGGATCGAAACTTGCACGATGGTCTTTGCGAGGTTGCAACATCGCAGAGAACGCTTCGTCGCTATGGGCGTCGTCCGGTGCGTCGTCGCCTGAGCCAGTCTTGCTTCAAATGAAGCAAGCCGGTTCGGGCGGAATGCTCTGCGCAGAGAATCGTTTGACAAGATGCCCCAGCCCGCTCGGGCGACGACGCACGAATGTTTTTCAAGTCGCAAGCCGGCGCGATTATGGCTGTGCTTTGTTTAAGTAGCAGGCACGTTCCACGTGCCGTCCGCCACAGTTGATACGGAACGATCGTTGCGGTGCGGCCCCGGATATACATCCGGGGCTATTGAACGGAGACTGCGTGCGTCGCGATGCTGCAATTAGCTTTAGCGATGCACGTGGCTACGGCACGTGGAACGTGCCTGCTACTTTAGCGAGCTAAGACGCCGTTGCGGCCGAAGCGGTAGGTCATGCCGAGGCCGACCCAATAGCTTTGCACTTTCACCGAGGTGTACTGCCCCGTCGAGCCCGACTCGGGGAGCATGCCGCCGGCGAAGAGGTCGAGATCGAGGCCCGGCTTCAGGTCGACGATGCCGATGCCGCCCGAGATGCGGTTCTGATTGATCAACGCGAATTGCGATTGCACATACTCGACCGCCGCGATGCCTTGAGCCAGAGTGCCCGGAGGAACGACGCCGCCGACGGCGGCGCCTGTGATCGGCTTCACGGGATTTTGCGCGTAGACGTAGCCGGCTCGGAGCCGCAGCCGGTTGTAACTATACTGCGAGCCGAATTGAAAGACCCATTGATCGCGATAGACCGAGCTGAAGAGGTCGGCCCGTTCCCAATTTTTGTACAAGATATCCATCGCGAGCAGCAGCCTGCCGTCCAGGAGTCGCGTGTTGGCGATGCCGAAACCGACGTTCGACGGGAGCTCCATTTGTACGTTGCGCGTAGTCTGGAAAGTGCCGTCGAACGCTTCAAAGCTGATCGCATTGCGAAAGTTGAAATGCTGCTTCGTTTGCCAATACACGCCGAGCGACGTGGCATCGGTGAGAGCGTAGTTCGCGCCCAAGCCGCCGCGGATGCCGTAGGCTTGCGCCATCGCGCTGTTGCCGACGAACGGCCCGTCGAAGTAACCGGTGCCGAGCGAGAAGTTCGTGCCGAGCGAAAGGCGATCGGTCAGCTTCACGCCGAAGGCCGACGTCATTTCCAAGACCAAGATGCTCGAGCTCGCGCGATTGCTCGCCGGGATGCCACGAAAGTCGACCCCCGCGCCGGCGTTGGAGATGAGCCCGAAACCCATCGTGGCATCGGCGCCGAGCACTTCGAGTTGCCGGCTCAAGCCGATGTTGGCGACGGCGACGCCGGGCGTTTGCGACTTTCCGGAGAACGGCTCGACGTTCGGAACCCGCAGGCTTCCGGTCTGATAGAGATCGTAGGTCGCTTCGGCCCAGCCGCCGCCGAACTGGAATTGCGAGCCTTGGAATTGGGTCAGCGTCGCGGGATTGGCATTCAGGCCGGCGAGCAATTCTTGCGGCCGAGTATTGCCGACGCCTCCCATGCCGCCCGATGCCGGCAGCAGGTTGTTGTGGAGTTCGACGCCGAACGGCTGCGCCTGCGCCGCGCTCGCGACTATGAAGAGCCCGACGACGGCCAAGACGATGCTTCTGAGAGGGTGACGCATGGTGCTTCTCGGTTATGCGGTCGAGCGCCGTCGGGCGCGGGCGCGCTGCGGCGGCGCTGCGACCTGGCCGGCGATACTGCATGCCGCGATCGTGCCGTCGGTACGGTTTTTTCTAGGGACGCCGATTATGAGAATCGACATCGCCGGCCGAAGACGAAAAAAATACCGCGGCGCGGGAACCTTCGGCAGGACCGGAACAGATTAACACCGGTGAGCCGTGAACGACGAAGGCCTTAAGCTTATGCACTCATCAAATCTTCGGCACGGTAAACGGCCGAACCGGCACGCCGCCGCCGGTACTCGGAGGCGGGTTCGGGTTGTAATACGTCGGCACCAGGTCGACGCCGAAGCCCCGTTTCAATTCGAAGTCGGCCCGAGTCGCCCAGGGAGTTCCCGCGTATTCGACCATGATCGCTTTGAGCATCGCGGTCGATTCCTCGACGAGCGGCTTCGTGGTCTTGTCCGCTACGGTCTTGCCCCGTTCGTTCATTTGCCAGCCGCCGTGCGCCTTGCTCGGCGTGGCCGGATCGACGGCCTTCGGGTTCGTTCGAAACAGCGTGAGGTACGCCCCATACTCGAAGACGCGCGCCTTATAGGCGATGAGTTGCGCGAGGATCAAATCGTAGTGGGCTCGCCACCGGGGCGACTTTTCCCGATCGCGAAACTTCCGCGCGTCGCGCAGCGCCTTTTCGGCGATATTCAGATACTCGACGTAGCGTTGGGCCTTGGCGAGTTCCACGTCGACTTCTCTGGCGAATGCCGCGCGATCGGCGCTGAAGCCTTGCCGGAGGTTGATGTGCTGCGCGATCTCCGGACGATACGGATTCAAGTCGTTGATGACGCGCCAGATGATGGCGTGGACCGGCGCATACTCGCGATCCTTCGCATAGGCATCGCGGCTGCGGAGGTCGGGCAAGTAAGGGCGCATCTGCTCGAAGTCGAAGACCGTGGTGTCGCGACGAAACACGGCCGCTTCCGGCGTAGGAAGCATCATGAACATGCCTCCGGTTTCTCGCGCCATGCGCACTTGCTCGTACGGCCCGAAGCCGCTCGGATGGGCATCGGTACGTTTGTTGAAACCTTCGGTTTGCAGCATCTCGACGAACGGCGTTTCCGGGCCTCGTTCGACCGGCACGACGAAGTTGCGCGTGATGGATCCGCCGCCGACCGCGGGAATGGTGACGGGCCAGTTCATGTGGGCGTAGGGATAACCGAACACCGCTTCGCGTCCGAGCACGTAGACCGAGGCTTTGGCATCCTTACAGACCGCGATCGCCGGTTCGAGCGTGCTGATATTGTCGTTTTGGTTTCCGCTTTCGTCGGTCACGAGCACGACCATCATCTGCCGACCACCGCCGACATTCGCAAACTGACGGAACCCGGCGACGGCCCTGCCGATCGCGGTGCAGGTGAACTCTTCGCCCGATTCATCGACCGGCACGGCATCGATCGCCTTGCGAATGTCTTCCATCAGGTTCGTCGGGCGTTGGGTATGGACGGCGAAATCCTTCCCGAAACTGACGACGCCGGTCAAGAGCGAGTCCCCTTTTACGGTCGAAGACAGTCCGAGCTCGGTGTACACCTTCTCCAGGCGTTCGCGGATATCCTTTTGATCGTCTTTCATCGAGAGAGATTGGTCGAAGACCCACACGACGAGGACCTTGCTGCGCGCCAAGCGATTGAGAATTTCTTGCGTGAGCAGGTCCATCGCTTCGCCGTATCCTTCGACCGTAGTGAGCGCTTCGCCGAGCGTACCTTGCGGCACCGCGGAGGCGAAGCTCGCACCGGTCGTCGTGAACACGTTCGCGGCTCCGACATCGACCTTCACCGACGTCATCCGATCGACCACCTTGGTATTCAACTTCGGCGGCGCGATGGCGGTCGCGAGGGTCACGCCTTGAATACCACCGCCGGCGGTCGCAGGCGAGGAAGCGGCATTAAGTTGGGTCGCCGGCTTGAGATCGGTTTGCAGACGCTGAACCACTTCCTCGATCGGCCGCTCGTTCACCGTGGCTTCGATGATCTTGATTTCCGGACGATTGATTCCCGGCGTCATCATCAGGCCGAGGAAAATGAGCAGGAGCAAGTGAAACACGGTCGACGATGCCGCGGCCGCGAAGCCGTGCAGCAACGTCCGGCTCACTTGTGCTCCCGGCGCTTCGCGAGCCGCGTCGTCGGCCGGAGCTTGCTCTTGCGCGGCGGCCTCGGCTTGCGCCGGAGCAGCAGGCTGCTGCGCGGGGGCCAGTTGCGGGGCAGTTTGTTGCGGTGCGGCTTGTTGCGCGGGTGCTTGACGCGCCGCTACATGCGGCGGCATAGGAGGGAGCGGCGGCGGAAGCGGCGCGGACTCTTCGACGACGTCGGCCGTGTACAAAGTCGGCGTGTAGATCTCGTCGCTCGGGGAGGACGGAGTTTGGCCGCCGGCGGCAGGCTGAGCCGTGCCGACGATCTCGGCCTTGAGCGTCGAACCGCTCCAGGTTTCAAGAGGCATCGAATCGCTACTCACGATTAGTCCCTCATCGCAGTGCGAACTTGCAGCGCCGTTCGCGATAGATTTCGATCGTTTGGTTCCGGTCAAACGACAGCGAATTACTATAATCGAAAATTAAGAGTAACACCTATGCCGGCGACAAAAAATGCGTTCCGGACCGGAACGCCGGCGACAGGTAAACGGCCTCGGACGGGCAACGGTCCGGCCGGGCGAGAGGCCCCGATTCGGGCCGAAAATGCGGTGCCTATGGCCGAAACCTCGCTAACTCTCGGCCTGCCGGGCATGAAAGCCTACGGAAGCGGCCGAGCGTTTACGCGACCGGCCCGAGAGACCTTCGGCGATTAGCGAAAGTCGATCTCGGCAGCATCGAGCGGGCTCTTTGCTTTCTTCGCGACGACGACTTTCTCCCGGTTCGGCGCTTGCGCGCCCGCCAGGATCGTCTCGCGAATCAGGCGCGGATGCGCATCCGGAGTCAGCGGCTCGAAGTTCCAGACGTAGTACGTGTGTCGATCGGAACTATACACGCCGACCGTGACGGGATACTGGGTTTCATCGGTGAAGCGATAGTGTCGCGTCATCGATTCCTTCCAAACTTCCAACGCTTTCTGAGCCAACGGTACGGTATAACTCCCGAAGGCTACCATCCGGAGCGGAGTGCCGGGCCGAATCGCGTCCAAGCGATTCTCCACGGCCGATTCTCCGATCGAGGTGTAATCGAACCGCTTATCGTAGATGGCCCGCAAGCAGTCGAAGGTAAAGGTGTGATTGTCGCCGGCCAGATCGACTCCGAGATCTTCGATGGCGACGAGCGGACCTCCCGCGTTGGCTTCGCTCCAAAACCATTCGGCAAACGAGCGGTGTAAATAGTCTTCACGAAATTTGAAGGGGTGGACGATGCTGAACACCCCCTGCCCGACTCCCAATACCGCAAGCGCGACCAGCACGCCGGTCGCGTTGCGCATACGATGCTTCTCGCTCCGAATCGCAGCGATCGAAACCGCGATCCCTTGCCCGAACAACACACACACGAAGGGAGCCCAGTATTGCTGCAACCGTTCGCCGGCGGCATAGGGATAACGATGCAAGACTGCGGCGATGAAGCCCAATGCCATGGTCCCCAGAGCGATGCCGACGAAGAGGCGGCCGACTTTCGTTTCGTCGTTGCGGCGCCAAAGCGAGACGCCGCCGATCGTGCAGAGCACGGCTTGCACGATCGAGCCTCCGTCTTGTCCGCCGAGCGGATAAGCGAGCGCCTCGCCCGTATGCGTACGGACGAGCCACACGAAGAATTGCCAAGGTTGCGTCCACGACGGAGGAAAGCCCTCCGCCCAAAAAAACTGCATACTTTCGCCGACTCCGTTTCCCGTCGCCGACGAGATTCCGATGAACAGGCCGAACGCCGCGAGCAGCGCCACGTTGTATGCGATAAACGCCGTGACGATCTCGCGGTCGCGACGACGCCACACCTCCGAAACCAAGGCCAAACTGATTCCGCCGGCGACGAACACCGCAGTGAAGGACAGCGCCTGCGCCACGACGACGCACGGAGCCAGGAACCACAACAGGCGCGCACGTTGCGAATCGTTCCACCAACTCAAGGCGGGATACAACAGCAACGCGGCCGCGAGCAAATCCGAAGCATAAGGCTTCACTTCGGCGGAGTGGCGAATCGGAAAGTGAGACACGGCCAACACGGCGACCGCGAAGACCAAAGCCCATCCCTGCACGACGCGGCCGGCAACGTAGCGAAACAAGACGAGGCCGCCGATCCCCGCGACGAGCGAAAAGGCTCGCAACGAGTATTCAGAAACCCCGAAGAGTTGGATCGCGGCCCGTTCGATCCAGAGATACGAGAGAGGTGCGACTTGCGTGAGCCCGAGCGGCCGCATCAAGTCGAGATAGCCGCGCTGAATGAGATTAGACGTTAATAAAGCTTCGTCTCCCCAGAGCGGAAACGGAACTAAGAACTTGAGCAAACGAAGCCCGATGCCGAGCGCGAGAAAGCAAAGCAACAGTCGCCGGAGCGTAACCCAGGAGCGAGGTTCGTCATGAACCGGCAACTCGAAACTCGCATTGCGAACCAGGCCTTGGTGGGCGATCGAATTCATGGCGCAGCGGTCCGAAGAATCAAGGAAGTTGCTCGTAGCCGGCGAGCACGCAACCTGGGGGCATGCCGGCACCTTGAGGGCGGCAGACTATATCGCCGAATCGAGGCCGCAAAAAGATCAATCGCAGTCGATCTCGAAGCCTCTCGAAGCGGCTCGAAGCCTTTCAACGGCGAAGCGCGCGATGACAGCACGCCCAGCGGCGCGCCATCGAAGAAGCGGAAGCGCATTGCGAGAACAAACCGATTGCCGGCAGCGCAACGCATCGTGGCCGCACGTGAATCAGCGAGAGCCGAGTTGCCGGCTACGCGTTACTTCTTCTTGGCTTTCGTTTTCTTCGCCGGCTTCTCGTCGGCAGCGGGAGCCGCGTTGGAAACGGGGCCCAACAGCCGAACTTGGGTCTGCGAAGCGCCCCACCAATCTTGCGGCCTTCCCTTCGGAAACTTTTCCAAAAGATAGGAGAACCGACATTGGTTGTGCGGGTCGACGAACGCGCTCCGCGCTACCAGCAGCACATCTTGCGGGTGCGGCAAGAAGCAATTATGCGCCCACTCCGAACGAGCCGTGAGGAACTCGAATCGGTCGCCGTTCTTCAGCGACTCGATCGTCACGACTTGATTCACCATTCGCATAGCGCATGTCCTTAATCTGCTAAGACCGTTGAACTCGAACGGAGTGCTGCCCTCAGCACAGCCGCTGGGAAACGGCGCCGCTTCGTCACTGATGGGGAGCAGGAAGCGGTCCTGGCGCAGTCCCTTTCGCCGGATCGCTTCCCTCCATCTTACACGCACGGAGCACCTTTTACAGCGCTTGCGATTTCACGAATATCGCTACTGCGGTTCTCGAAGCACATCGAAAGAGTATTCAAGAAGCATTGCGCTACAGCGAGCGCCGACCATAAACCAACGAGGAAGCACTGCTCAAACTCTATTTAATTGCCAAGCGCAGACCGGTCTGATATCGATAATAGCCGATCGGTGTTCCGCCTTGTTGATCGCCTTTCCCGCCTCCGCGTCTCCGCTCGCTCGTTCCTGCCGTAGAAGTCGCAGCCCTTGGTTTCTTATTGAGGGACGTTCCCATGACGATGTTGCGCATGCTCGGTAGTCCGCGCCGTTGTTGCGACGGCGTCACACGGCGCGAAACTTTGGCCGCCGGCGCGCTGACGTTCTTAGGCGGTTCCTTCAACCTGCCGAGCTTGCTGGCCGCCGAACGATCCGGCGCGCTGCGCGCTCCGAAAGCCAAAAACGTCATCGTGCTCTATCTGCTCGGCGGGGCCGCCACGCAGGACATGTACGACCTGAAGCTCAACGCACCGTCGGAAGTGAAAAGCGAGTTTCAACCGATCGCCACCGACGTGCCGGGAATTCAAATCTGCGAACACCTGCCGCGCACGGCGAAGTGGATGCATCGCACCGCGCTCATCCGGTCGCTCAACCACAACGGCGGTTGCCACAACTGCCTGCCGAGCTACACGGGCCACGAAGCGACGATGCCCGACCAAAACCCGCGGGCCAGCGATCCGCCGAGCATGGGTTCCGTTTGCGAATTTCTCGACGGCCGCACCGACCCCAACGGAGTGCCGTCGTATGTCTACATGCCGAACTGGCTCGGCTGGGGTCAGAACTTTCGCCGCGCCGGCCCTTACGGCGGCTTCCTCGGCAAGCGCTACGACGCCTTCACGACCGAATGCGAACCGAAGATCGATGCCGGCGAGAGTCCGCTTCCCGGCAAACCTTCGATGGTGCGGGGCGTGCCGATGTTGCCCAACAGCGCGCTGCCGACCGAAATCACGATCGATCGCTTCAACCTTCGCAAAGACCTGCTGCGCCAAATCGACGAAGAACACCGACGGCTCGAGAAGTCGGGTGAGGCCGAGCGCTATAGCCAAATACAAAAACAAGCGTTCGGCGTACTCGGAGCGTCGAAGTTGTCCGACGCGTTTAATCTCGCGAAGGAGCCGCCGATGCTCGTCGAGCGCTACGGCAACACGCTCTTCGGCAACAGCGCGCTTGTGGCTCGGCGGTTGATCGAGCGCGGCGCACGGTTCGTAAACGTGACGTTCGATCTCTACCACACCACGCCCGGTATGCTCGACTACGATGCCTGGGACACACATCGCAAAAACTTCCCGATTCTGAAAGACAACAAGCTGCCGATCTTCGATCAAGTCTATTCCGCGCTCTTAGAAGACCTGGAGTCGCGCGGGCT
It contains:
- a CDS encoding VWA domain-containing protein, which encodes MPLETWSGSTLKAEIVGTAQPAAGGQTPSSPSDEIYTPTLYTADVVEESAPLPPPLPPMPPHVAARQAPAQQAAPQQTAPQLAPAQQPAAPAQAEAAAQEQAPADDAAREAPGAQVSRTLLHGFAAAASSTVFHLLLLIFLGLMMTPGINRPEIKIIEATVNERPIEEVVQRLQTDLKPATQLNAASSPATAGGGIQGVTLATAIAPPKLNTKVVDRMTSVKVDVGAANVFTTTGASFASAVPQGTLGEALTTVEGYGEAMDLLTQEILNRLARSKVLVVWVFDQSLSMKDDQKDIRERLEKVYTELGLSSTVKGDSLLTGVVSFGKDFAVHTQRPTNLMEDIRKAIDAVPVDESGEEFTCTAIGRAVAGFRQFANVGGGRQMMVVLVTDESGNQNDNISTLEPAIAVCKDAKASVYVLGREAVFGYPYAHMNWPVTIPAVGGGSITRNFVVPVERGPETPFVEMLQTEGFNKRTDAHPSGFGPYEQVRMARETGGMFMMLPTPEAAVFRRDTTVFDFEQMRPYLPDLRSRDAYAKDREYAPVHAIIWRVINDLNPYRPEIAQHINLRQGFSADRAAFAREVDVELAKAQRYVEYLNIAEKALRDARKFRDREKSPRWRAHYDLILAQLIAYKARVFEYGAYLTLFRTNPKAVDPATPSKAHGGWQMNERGKTVADKTTKPLVEESTAMLKAIMVEYAGTPWATRADFELKRGFGVDLVPTYYNPNPPPSTGGGVPVRPFTVPKI
- a CDS encoding glycosyltransferase family 39 protein: MNSIAHQGLVRNASFELPVHDEPRSWVTLRRLLLCFLALGIGLRLLKFLVPFPLWGDEALLTSNLIQRGYLDLMRPLGLTQVAPLSYLWIERAAIQLFGVSEYSLRAFSLVAGIGGLVLFRYVAGRVVQGWALVFAVAVLAVSHFPIRHSAEVKPYASDLLAAALLLYPALSWWNDSQRARLLWFLAPCVVVAQALSFTAVFVAGGISLALVSEVWRRRDREIVTAFIAYNVALLAAFGLFIGISSATGNGVGESMQFFWAEGFPPSWTQPWQFFVWLVRTHTGEALAYPLGGQDGGSIVQAVLCTIGGVSLWRRNDETKVGRLFVGIALGTMALGFIAAVLHRYPYAAGERLQQYWAPFVCVLFGQGIAVSIAAIRSEKHRMRNATGVLVALAVLGVGQGVFSIVHPFKFREDYLHRSFAEWFWSEANAGGPLVAIEDLGVDLAGDNHTFTFDCLRAIYDKRFDYTSIGESAVENRLDAIRPGTPLRMVAFGSYTVPLAQKALEVWKESMTRHYRFTDETQYPVTVGVYSSDRHTYYVWNFEPLTPDAHPRLIRETILAGAQAPNREKVVVAKKAKSPLDAAEIDFR
- a CDS encoding glucuronate isomerase, which produces MSDSLRTRIFDALDSLTIVDPHTHINAHSPASTTLVDILGYHYYTELAHSAGMPKAAIEEPGLDPKEKTRRIIENLAPLDNTIQYSWFIEIAQKFFGFADDRVTPDNWEQLYDTAAKKMQAGDWSQQVLKQSKLEAVFLTNDFDDPLAGFDTQTYVPCLRTDDLVFHLGKPEVRARLEKATQSAIGSAAQLRAAIGLLFRHFKARGARACAISLPPDFAPTKVAAATADLALQAVLKDGVNADAARRRDLSNFVFWTLAEYCVEFKLPFDLMIGVNRAVYPGGVFQGMDLYDSRVSLIQYKELFNAFPAVMFPISVLASVTNQELVSYAWIFPNVAINGHWWYSNTPTYIEHDAAARLEAVPRTKNVGYYSDMYKLEFALPKFAMYKRILAKILAERYVVDRNWSEERAIALGTEVLRDNTRRIFYRD
- a CDS encoding DUF1501 domain-containing protein, with product MTMLRMLGSPRRCCDGVTRRETLAAGALTFLGGSFNLPSLLAAERSGALRAPKAKNVIVLYLLGGAATQDMYDLKLNAPSEVKSEFQPIATDVPGIQICEHLPRTAKWMHRTALIRSLNHNGGCHNCLPSYTGHEATMPDQNPRASDPPSMGSVCEFLDGRTDPNGVPSYVYMPNWLGWGQNFRRAGPYGGFLGKRYDAFTTECEPKIDAGESPLPGKPSMVRGVPMLPNSALPTEITIDRFNLRKDLLRQIDEEHRRLEKSGEAERYSQIQKQAFGVLGASKLSDAFNLAKEPPMLVERYGNTLFGNSALVARRLIERGARFVNVTFDLYHTTPGMLDYDAWDTHRKNFPILKDNKLPIFDQVYSALLEDLESRGLLDETLILVTSEMGRTPKINNSGGRDHWTHCYGSMFAGAGIKGGTVVGASDATAAFVKDRPVSTTEVCATVYELLGIGPETRVPDRSGRPHFVTMGAKPIHELME